In a single window of the Actinomycetota bacterium genome:
- a CDS encoding phosphotransferase family protein codes for MTQGIDVERVSSWLADNVAGAVAPFDFELLAGGRSNLTFTVTDAQGVRRVLRRPPLGRVLATAHDMAREHRIISAVGTTKVPVAPALGLCEDTGVNGAPFYVMGFVEGEVLDSADKAALLPPALRPGASHHLIDVLAELHDVDVDAVGLGDLARREGYIERQLKRWRTQWEQSKTRELSAVDEVAGRLAANIPEQRGVAIVHGDYRFGNCLTDVSTGRIAAVLDWELCTLGDPLADVGYLGVYWSDALAGSAVRTNDPTPAGGFPKYADLVARYAERTGRDVSGVDYYVAFSCWRLAVISEGVYARYLHGAMGDQSLDLAPMKAGTENLAELALHAVQRLGA; via the coding sequence GTGACCCAAGGCATCGACGTCGAACGGGTCAGCTCGTGGCTCGCCGACAACGTCGCCGGGGCGGTCGCTCCGTTCGACTTCGAGCTGCTCGCCGGAGGACGCTCCAACCTGACGTTCACGGTGACCGACGCGCAGGGTGTGCGCCGCGTGCTGCGCCGGCCGCCGCTCGGGCGGGTGCTCGCCACCGCCCACGACATGGCGCGTGAGCACCGGATCATCTCCGCCGTAGGTACCACCAAGGTGCCCGTGGCGCCCGCGCTCGGCCTGTGCGAGGACACCGGGGTGAACGGGGCGCCGTTCTACGTGATGGGCTTCGTCGAGGGTGAGGTGCTCGACTCGGCCGACAAGGCGGCGCTGCTTCCCCCCGCCCTGCGTCCCGGCGCGTCCCACCACCTGATCGACGTGCTCGCCGAGCTGCACGACGTCGACGTCGACGCCGTCGGCCTCGGCGACCTCGCCCGCCGCGAGGGCTACATCGAGCGCCAGCTGAAGCGCTGGCGCACGCAGTGGGAGCAGTCGAAGACCCGCGAGTTGTCGGCGGTCGACGAGGTGGCCGGACGGCTCGCGGCGAACATCCCCGAACAGCGCGGCGTGGCGATCGTGCACGGCGACTACCGCTTCGGCAACTGCCTCACGGACGTCTCGACGGGCCGTATCGCCGCCGTGCTCGACTGGGAGCTGTGCACGCTCGGCGACCCCCTCGCCGACGTCGGCTACCTCGGCGTGTACTGGAGCGATGCCCTCGCCGGCAGCGCCGTGCGCACCAACGACCCCACTCCGGCAGGTGGGTTCCCGAAGTACGCCGACCTGGTCGCCAGGTATGCCGAGCGCACCGGCCGCGACGTGTCCGGCGTCGACTACTACGTCGCGTTCTCGTGCTGGCGACTCGCGGTCATCTCCGAAGGCGTCTACGCCCGCTACCTTCACGGCGCAATGGGGGACCAGAGCCTCGACCTCGCGCCGATGAAGGCCGGCACCGAGAACCTGGCCGAGTTGGCGCTGCACGCCGTTCAGCGCCTGGGTGCCTGA
- a CDS encoding dienelactone hydrolase family protein yields MGEDGLAGWERGSFTAAGITHDTYRRGTGPGVVVVHEIPGITPAVTRFANEVVDAGFTVVMPSLVGTPGKEVSPAYLGASSAKVCIAREFTTWALGMTSPVIAWLRALGRSLHLDVGGPGIGAVGMCFSGGFALGMMVDDHLLAPVLSQPSLPFALTRRRGADLNLSPDDRAAVRRRAESGCEVLGLRFDEDRLVGTRFDSLRELLGDAFVTIELPSGQRSDHSVLTEQRDDASVGQVLDFLRRKLLQV; encoded by the coding sequence ATGGGCGAAGACGGACTTGCCGGCTGGGAGCGCGGGTCGTTCACCGCGGCGGGGATCACCCACGACACGTACCGGCGCGGCACCGGCCCCGGCGTCGTCGTCGTGCACGAGATCCCCGGCATCACCCCCGCGGTGACCCGCTTCGCGAACGAGGTCGTCGACGCCGGGTTCACGGTGGTGATGCCGAGCCTCGTCGGCACCCCTGGCAAAGAGGTGAGCCCCGCCTACCTGGGGGCCTCCTCGGCGAAGGTGTGCATCGCCCGGGAGTTCACCACCTGGGCGCTCGGCATGACCTCGCCGGTGATCGCGTGGCTGCGCGCGCTCGGGCGCTCGCTGCACCTCGACGTCGGCGGGCCCGGCATCGGCGCCGTCGGGATGTGCTTCAGCGGGGGATTCGCGCTGGGGATGATGGTCGACGACCACCTCCTCGCCCCGGTGCTCAGCCAGCCTTCGCTGCCCTTCGCGCTGACCCGCCGGCGCGGCGCCGACCTGAACCTGTCGCCCGACGACCGCGCGGCCGTGCGACGCCGAGCGGAGTCCGGTTGTGAGGTGCTCGGGTTGCGCTTCGACGAGGATCGCCTCGTCGGCACCCGCTTCGACTCGCTGCGTGAGCTGCTCGGTGACGCGTTCGTCACCATCGAGCTGCCCTCCGGCCAGCGATCGGACCACTCGGTGCTGACCGAGCAGCGCGACGACGCGAGCGTGGGTCAGGTGCTCGACTTCCTCCGCCGCAAGCTGCTCCAGGTTTGA
- a CDS encoding C40 family peptidase codes for MSRRRIRFIGLLLAASMAGIVVGVTPGQVAATSVDEAQQRLDDVIAQLDQLEEDVDLYTEKYVVAVDEKNQLDVEVAEAQARIAEKEAALAALESELSAMAVEAFVSGGTGGSITGLLTPGSGPTDAVKKQHLTELAMSAGGDDTDELDALIDDLAEEREALEEMLQSATERTAELEQHLAEAEASKAELTAARAEAQAEFGEALDREQERREQERLAAAQQILAQQAANAQSSSPPRAGGSSSASGDSDSGSSNDSSDSGGSSDDGGSSDSGGSSDDGGSSDSGGSVPQPSSRVGTVIQAAQNQLGVPYRYAAESPGVAFDCSGLTKYAWGRAGVYLPHQSRSQYASTAHVSQGAAQPGDLIFYYSPISHVGIYLGGGQLIHAPATGDVVKISSVSWGKVTGVGRPG; via the coding sequence ATGTCGCGGCGACGGATACGTTTCATCGGCCTGCTTCTGGCCGCCTCGATGGCGGGCATCGTGGTCGGTGTCACACCTGGCCAGGTAGCGGCGACGAGCGTCGACGAGGCCCAGCAGCGCCTCGACGACGTCATCGCCCAGCTCGACCAGCTGGAGGAGGACGTCGACCTCTACACCGAGAAATACGTCGTCGCCGTCGACGAGAAGAACCAGCTCGACGTCGAGGTGGCCGAGGCCCAGGCCCGCATCGCGGAGAAAGAGGCCGCTCTCGCCGCGTTGGAGAGCGAGCTCAGCGCGATGGCCGTCGAGGCCTTCGTGTCCGGCGGCACCGGCGGCAGCATCACTGGGTTGCTGACACCGGGCAGCGGACCCACCGACGCGGTCAAGAAGCAGCACCTGACCGAGCTGGCGATGAGCGCCGGCGGCGACGACACCGACGAGCTCGACGCGCTCATCGACGATCTCGCCGAAGAGCGCGAGGCGCTCGAAGAGATGCTGCAGAGCGCGACAGAGCGCACCGCCGAGCTCGAGCAGCACTTGGCCGAAGCGGAGGCGAGCAAAGCGGAGCTCACCGCGGCCAGGGCCGAGGCCCAGGCCGAGTTCGGCGAGGCCTTGGACCGTGAGCAAGAGCGCCGCGAGCAAGAAAGGCTCGCTGCCGCGCAACAGATCCTGGCGCAACAAGCCGCCAACGCGCAGTCTTCCTCGCCCCCACGTGCAGGCGGCTCGTCGAGCGCGTCGGGAGACTCCGATTCGGGGTCGTCGAACGACAGCAGCGACAGCGGTGGCAGCAGCGACGACGGTGGCAGCAGTGACAGCGGTGGCAGCAGCGACGACGGTGGCAGCAGCGACAGCGGTGGCAGCGTGCCCCAACCCTCCTCGCGCGTCGGCACAGTCATCCAAGCCGCGCAGAACCAGCTCGGCGTCCCCTATCGGTATGCAGCCGAGTCGCCAGGTGTGGCGTTCGACTGCTCCGGGCTCACCAAGTACGCCTGGGGCCGCGCCGGCGTCTACCTGCCGCACCAGTCCCGCTCGCAGTACGCCTCGACGGCCCACGTGTCACAGGGCGCCGCCCAGCCAGGGGACCTGATCTTCTACTACAGCCCGATCAGCCACGTCGGCATCTACCTGGGCGGCGGTCAGCTGATCCATGCGCCGGCCACCGGTGACGTGGTGAAGATCTCCTCGGTGAGCTGGGGCAAGGTCACCGGCGTCGGCCGTCCCGGCTAG
- a CDS encoding alpha/beta hydrolase — protein sequence MALPPEIDPERFAVHASATRGFRQAYVRQGEGGVPLLCVHGWPETKRIYWLVIAQLASAGFEVIVPDLRGFGDSDVAPDGFHDVASHAHDLYALAHDVLGHERVVLAGGDLGGPVIQDLALRHPSFVDRMVLFNSPLPYDKERMAGIAGTRPAREASDYFMRQGLDPDALAAELATPEQRRRYIATFYTSRFWAHPGTFLGTDAPGALGGNAVVDFHTEPFADAAKLRASFGAYESTFDPARSLEPALLGRNEHTPALILYGPSDHVIYPAFDEMAAVVFPRHVGPFRLRDCGHFVPWEAPQAFVSATVSFCSDLLARSRDG from the coding sequence ATGGCGCTCCCGCCGGAGATCGATCCAGAGCGGTTCGCCGTCCACGCCAGCGCGACACGCGGCTTCCGGCAGGCCTACGTTCGTCAGGGCGAGGGCGGCGTGCCGCTCTTGTGCGTGCATGGATGGCCGGAGACCAAGCGCATCTACTGGTTGGTGATCGCGCAGCTCGCGAGCGCGGGGTTCGAGGTGATCGTGCCCGACCTGCGCGGGTTCGGTGACAGCGACGTCGCTCCCGACGGGTTCCACGACGTGGCGAGCCACGCCCACGACCTCTACGCGCTCGCGCACGACGTGCTCGGCCACGAGCGTGTCGTGCTGGCCGGCGGCGACCTCGGTGGCCCGGTGATCCAGGACCTCGCGCTGCGCCATCCGTCGTTCGTCGACCGGATGGTGCTGTTCAACAGCCCGCTGCCGTACGACAAGGAGCGCATGGCCGGCATCGCCGGCACCAGGCCGGCGCGCGAGGCGAGCGACTACTTCATGCGCCAGGGGCTCGACCCCGACGCGCTGGCCGCCGAGCTGGCCACACCCGAACAGCGGCGCCGCTACATCGCGACGTTCTACACCAGCAGGTTCTGGGCCCATCCGGGCACGTTCCTCGGCACCGACGCACCAGGGGCTCTCGGCGGCAACGCCGTGGTCGACTTCCACACCGAGCCGTTCGCCGATGCCGCGAAGCTGCGCGCCTCGTTCGGCGCGTACGAGAGCACGTTCGATCCCGCCCGCAGCCTGGAGCCGGCCCTCCTCGGGCGCAACGAGCACACGCCGGCGCTGATCCTCTACGGGCCGAGCGATCACGTGATCTACCCGGCCTTCGACGAGATGGCGGCGGTGGTCTTCCCCCGCCACGTCGGGCCGTTCCGTCTGCGCGACTGCGGCCACTTCGTGCCGTGGGAGGCACCGCAGGCCTTCGTCAGCGCGACCGTCTCCTTCTGCAGCGACCTGCTCGCCCGCTCTCGCGACGGCTGA
- a CDS encoding aspartate aminotransferase family protein — MTAEEFRRYGREVVDLVADYLETVERLPVSAPLQPGDVRAQLPEHPPAAPELFETVLADVRQVIIPGLTHWQHPSFFAYFPGNSSYPSILGELLSAGLGVQGMSWVTSPACTEVETLMLDWMVELLGLPERFHSTSPTGGGVIQGSASEATLTAILSARWRATSGEVNRCGGDAIAPLVAYASSQAHSSVEKGLRIAGIGTDHIRVVPHDEQFAMRVDALAEMVAADRAAGLTPFFVCATRGTTSSMAFDPTPAVAEVARAEGMWLHVDAAMSGIAALAPEHRWVNDGLDAADSYCTNPHKWMGVNFDCDLYWTADRGALLGALSILPEYLRSAAAESGNAIDYRDWQIPLGRRFRALKLWFTISTDGVATSQDMLRRHVALTGRLAEWVGADDRFEIVAPHPLNLLCIRLRGTDDADGDARTDALVDAANATGRALFTRTTLDGRSVLRFSIGGRTTGERHVAAAWQMLRDLA; from the coding sequence ATGACCGCGGAGGAGTTCCGGCGCTACGGGCGCGAGGTCGTCGACCTCGTCGCCGACTACTTGGAGACGGTCGAGCGACTGCCCGTCTCCGCGCCCCTGCAGCCGGGCGACGTCAGGGCGCAGCTCCCCGAGCACCCGCCGGCGGCGCCCGAGCTGTTCGAGACGGTGCTCGCCGACGTGCGCCAGGTGATCATTCCCGGGCTCACCCACTGGCAGCACCCGAGCTTCTTCGCGTACTTCCCGGGCAACTCCTCGTACCCCTCCATCCTCGGCGAGCTGCTCTCGGCAGGGCTCGGCGTGCAGGGCATGAGCTGGGTCACGTCGCCGGCGTGCACCGAGGTGGAGACGTTGATGCTCGACTGGATGGTCGAGCTGCTCGGGCTCCCCGAACGCTTCCACTCGACGAGCCCGACGGGGGGAGGCGTGATCCAGGGGTCGGCCAGCGAGGCGACGCTGACCGCGATCTTGTCCGCCCGGTGGCGAGCCACGAGCGGTGAGGTGAACCGCTGCGGGGGAGACGCAATCGCCCCGCTCGTCGCTTACGCGTCGAGCCAGGCGCACTCCAGTGTGGAGAAGGGACTTCGCATCGCCGGCATCGGCACCGACCACATCCGTGTGGTGCCCCACGACGAGCAGTTCGCGATGCGCGTCGACGCTCTCGCCGAGATGGTCGCGGCCGACCGCGCGGCGGGCCTGACGCCGTTCTTCGTTTGTGCCACGCGCGGCACGACCAGCTCGATGGCGTTCGACCCCACGCCCGCGGTCGCCGAGGTGGCCCGCGCCGAAGGCATGTGGCTCCACGTCGACGCCGCGATGAGCGGCATCGCGGCGCTCGCCCCCGAACACCGTTGGGTGAACGACGGCCTCGACGCCGCCGACAGCTACTGCACGAACCCCCACAAGTGGATGGGGGTCAACTTCGACTGCGACCTCTACTGGACGGCCGACCGCGGCGCGCTGCTCGGCGCGCTCAGCATCTTGCCCGAGTACTTGCGCTCCGCGGCTGCCGAGAGCGGGAACGCGATCGACTACCGCGACTGGCAGATCCCGCTCGGGCGCCGATTCCGGGCCCTCAAGCTGTGGTTCACCATCAGCACGGACGGTGTCGCCACCAGCCAGGACATGCTGCGCCGCCACGTGGCGCTCACCGGACGACTCGCCGAGTGGGTCGGCGCCGACGACCGCTTCGAGATCGTCGCCCCGCACCCGCTCAACCTGCTCTGCATCCGACTGCGTGGCACCGACGACGCCGACGGCGACGCGCGTACGGATGCGCTGGTCGACGCGGCGAACGCCACCGGGCGAGCCCTCTTCACGCGCACCACGCTCGACGGCCGGTCGGTGCTGCGCTTTTCGATCGGCGGTCGCACCACCGGGGAGCGCCACGTCGCCGCGGCATGGCAGATGCTGCGCGACCTGGCCTAG
- a CDS encoding MFS transporter, translating to MSVDSEARSGLGSRFRRLFGASVITNLGDGVATVAYPWLASAITRNPVLISLVMVAQRLPWLVFTLPAGVITDRVDRRRAMVAMDLCRCALTAVVAVSVLSKQSGLPGPGEVEDVVGTESGLYVVVLLATLLLGMAEVLRDNSAQTIMPAIVAPDQLERANGRMWSAEGVANTFLGPPLGSLLIAAAFALPFFVDAASFFAAAALVASIPGSFRAERPEGHEPQSWRHELAEGVRWLWGHELLRPMAIILGLMNAANMVSFATFVLFAQEVLDVGPLLFTVIGMGGALGGIVGGAVASELSRRFGSGTCLAITLLGCAAVAGAIAFTSLWPVVFVLFTIEALLGILWNVITVSLRQTIIPAHLLGRVNSVYRFFAWGMMPVGAAIGGLVVLVVDSFASRDTALRATWIVNALIHLALFVFGRSRLTTAKIEAARAAA from the coding sequence ATGTCGGTCGATTCGGAGGCCCGCTCGGGGCTCGGCAGTCGCTTTCGCAGGCTGTTCGGGGCCAGCGTGATCACCAACCTCGGTGACGGCGTCGCCACGGTCGCCTACCCGTGGCTGGCCTCGGCGATAACCCGCAACCCCGTACTGATCTCACTCGTGATGGTTGCCCAGCGGCTGCCCTGGCTCGTCTTCACGCTCCCCGCGGGGGTGATCACCGACCGCGTCGACCGGCGGCGGGCGATGGTGGCGATGGACCTCTGCCGCTGCGCGCTCACCGCGGTAGTCGCGGTGTCGGTGCTCAGCAAGCAGTCCGGGCTCCCCGGCCCCGGCGAGGTCGAAGACGTAGTCGGCACGGAAAGCGGCCTCTACGTGGTGGTGCTCCTCGCAACGCTCCTGCTCGGCATGGCCGAGGTGCTGCGCGACAACTCGGCCCAGACGATCATGCCGGCGATCGTCGCACCCGACCAGCTCGAGCGGGCGAACGGGCGGATGTGGAGTGCGGAAGGGGTCGCGAACACGTTCCTCGGTCCGCCCCTCGGTTCGCTGCTCATCGCCGCCGCCTTCGCGCTGCCGTTCTTCGTCGATGCCGCTTCGTTCTTCGCCGCGGCCGCGCTCGTGGCGTCGATTCCCGGCTCGTTCCGGGCCGAGCGCCCGGAGGGCCACGAGCCCCAATCGTGGAGGCACGAGCTCGCCGAGGGCGTGCGCTGGCTGTGGGGCCACGAGCTGCTCCGCCCGATGGCGATCATCCTCGGTCTGATGAACGCCGCCAACATGGTCAGCTTCGCGACGTTCGTGCTGTTCGCCCAAGAGGTGCTCGACGTCGGCCCGCTGCTCTTCACGGTGATCGGGATGGGCGGAGCCCTCGGCGGCATCGTCGGTGGCGCCGTCGCCTCGGAGCTGTCCCGACGCTTCGGCAGCGGCACCTGCCTCGCGATCACCCTGCTCGGCTGCGCGGCAGTGGCCGGGGCGATCGCGTTCACGTCGCTGTGGCCGGTGGTCTTCGTCCTCTTCACGATCGAGGCCTTGCTCGGGATCCTGTGGAACGTGATCACGGTCAGCCTGCGCCAGACGATCATCCCCGCGCACCTGCTCGGACGGGTGAACAGCGTGTACCGGTTCTTCGCCTGGGGGATGATGCCCGTCGGAGCGGCCATCGGCGGTCTGGTGGTGCTCGTCGTCGACTCCTTCGCCAGTCGTGACACGGCTCTGCGAGCGACGTGGATCGTCAACGCGCTCATCCACCTCGCGCTGTTCGTGTTCGGTCGCTCCCGACTGACGACGGCCAAGATCGAAGCGGCCCGCGCCGCCGCCTGA
- the guaA gene encoding glutamine-hydrolyzing GMP synthase: MAARVTSAPRAVTVDNRARLGPALIDQSVAPGARPGQSGAPGAGAVGVATIGAVTAAPGADASSGTFDTVLVVDFGAQYAQLIARRVRELNVYSEIVPHTITVAEVAARSPAAIILSGGPKSVHVDGAPLLDPAIYAAGVPILGICYGAQLVAEQLGGEVGRGMRGEYGRATLERIDGGSSSLMTADLPEHQPVWMSHFDAITVAPPGFRATASTPDAPVAVLESDDRRIWGVQYHPEVVHSPYGMQVLRRFLHDLAGCRPAWTMDSIIDTQVRAIRDQVGSARAICGLSGGVDSSVAAALVHRAIGHQLTCVYVDTGLMRKGESEQVVETFRRHMGIELIHVDAGDRFFERLAGVIDPEEKRKTIGELFVRVFEQHTGGVTDAEYLVQGTLYPDVIESGGSDGTAAVIKSHHNVGGLPEDMALSLVEPLRALFKDEVRRLGHELGLPDEIVWRQPFPGPGLGVRIIGEVTPDKVALLQEADAIVREEVKAAGLEREIWQAFAVLPDIRSVGVMGDERTYAHPVIIRAVTSDDAMTADWARLPYELLERMASRIINEVSGINRVAYDVTSKPPGTIEWE, from the coding sequence ATGGCGGCCAGGGTGACCAGCGCGCCGAGGGCCGTCACGGTGGACAACCGCGCGCGGCTCGGGCCAGCTCTCATCGACCAAAGCGTCGCACCCGGGGCCCGGCCCGGCCAGTCGGGGGCACCCGGTGCCGGCGCGGTCGGCGTCGCTACCATCGGGGCGGTGACTGCCGCTCCGGGTGCCGACGCCTCGTCGGGCACCTTCGACACCGTCCTCGTCGTCGACTTCGGCGCCCAGTACGCGCAGCTCATCGCCCGCCGGGTACGTGAGCTGAACGTGTACTCCGAGATCGTCCCGCACACCATCACCGTTGCTGAGGTGGCGGCCCGGTCCCCCGCCGCGATCATCTTGTCCGGCGGCCCGAAGAGCGTGCACGTGGACGGCGCGCCGCTGCTCGACCCCGCGATCTACGCGGCCGGTGTGCCGATCCTTGGCATCTGCTACGGCGCGCAGCTGGTCGCCGAGCAGCTCGGCGGCGAGGTGGGTCGGGGGATGCGCGGTGAGTACGGGCGGGCCACGCTGGAGCGCATCGACGGCGGCTCGTCGTCGTTGATGACCGCCGACCTGCCCGAGCACCAGCCGGTGTGGATGAGCCACTTCGACGCGATCACCGTGGCCCCGCCCGGGTTCCGTGCCACGGCGTCCACCCCCGATGCTCCGGTGGCGGTGCTGGAGAGCGACGACCGCCGCATCTGGGGCGTGCAGTACCACCCCGAGGTCGTCCACTCCCCGTACGGGATGCAGGTGCTGCGCCGCTTCCTGCACGACCTCGCCGGTTGCCGGCCGGCGTGGACGATGGACTCGATCATCGACACCCAGGTCCGGGCGATCAGGGACCAGGTCGGCTCCGCGCGGGCGATCTGCGGGCTGTCGGGCGGCGTCGACTCGAGCGTCGCCGCGGCGCTGGTGCACCGCGCGATCGGCCACCAGCTCACCTGCGTGTACGTCGACACCGGGCTGATGCGCAAGGGCGAGAGCGAGCAGGTGGTGGAGACGTTCCGGCGTCACATGGGCATCGAGCTGATCCACGTCGACGCCGGGGATAGGTTCTTCGAGCGCCTGGCCGGGGTGATCGACCCGGAGGAGAAGCGCAAGACGATCGGCGAGCTGTTCGTGCGCGTGTTCGAGCAGCACACCGGGGGAGTGACCGACGCGGAGTACCTCGTGCAGGGCACCCTTTACCCCGACGTCATCGAGTCCGGCGGCAGCGACGGCACCGCCGCCGTGATCAAGAGCCACCACAACGTCGGCGGTCTGCCCGAGGACATGGCGCTCTCCCTCGTCGAACCGCTGCGCGCCCTGTTCAAGGACGAGGTCCGCCGCCTCGGCCACGAGCTCGGCCTGCCCGACGAGATCGTCTGGCGTCAGCCGTTCCCCGGACCCGGGTTGGGGGTGCGGATCATCGGCGAGGTGACCCCAGACAAGGTGGCCCTCCTGCAGGAGGCCGACGCGATCGTGCGCGAAGAGGTGAAGGCTGCCGGACTGGAGCGTGAAATCTGGCAGGCCTTCGCAGTGCTGCCCGACATCCGCTCCGTCGGCGTGATGGGCGACGAGCGCACGTACGCCCACCCGGTGATCATCCGGGCGGTGACGAGCGACGACGCGATGACCGCCGACTGGGCCCGGCTCCCCTACGAGTTGCTGGAGCGCATGGCCAGCCGGATCATCAACGAGGTCAGCGGCATCAACCGGGTGGCCTACGACGTCACGTCGAAGCCGCCCGGCACGATCGAGTGGGAGTGA
- a CDS encoding CoA pyrophosphatase, which yields MPRPHAWRPGGPAPWAGLVGAGELSVDAVVARVATASATAGAAVAPLPDVRRTAVLVALRQGSAGAEVLLTRRALHLRSHRGEISFPGGRLEPGESPTDAALREADEEVALDQDAVQVAGELGHLSTMVTRSHIVPVVGRVAGAPELRANPDEVERVLWVPLAELAGEDTYTEEWWGTPPLDRPMFFFHLDDETVWGATARVLHELLSVAFGVLGPPPPSW from the coding sequence ATCCCGCGCCCCCATGCCTGGCGCCCCGGCGGGCCGGCGCCGTGGGCCGGACTCGTCGGTGCCGGGGAGCTCTCCGTAGATGCCGTCGTCGCGCGGGTCGCAACGGCGAGCGCCACCGCGGGCGCCGCGGTCGCCCCGCTCCCCGACGTCCGTCGGACGGCGGTGCTGGTCGCGCTCCGCCAGGGCTCGGCCGGAGCCGAGGTACTGCTCACCCGCCGGGCACTACACCTGCGCAGTCACCGCGGTGAGATCAGCTTCCCCGGCGGACGCCTGGAGCCCGGCGAGAGCCCCACCGATGCCGCGCTGCGCGAGGCCGACGAAGAGGTGGCCCTCGACCAGGACGCGGTGCAGGTGGCCGGCGAGCTCGGGCACCTGTCCACCATGGTCACCCGCAGCCACATCGTGCCCGTCGTCGGCCGCGTCGCCGGCGCGCCCGAGCTGCGGGCGAATCCCGACGAGGTCGAGCGTGTGCTGTGGGTGCCACTGGCCGAGCTGGCGGGCGAGGACACGTACACCGAGGAGTGGTGGGGCACCCCACCCCTCGACCGGCCGATGTTCTTCTTCCACCTCGACGACGAGACGGTGTGGGGGGCGACTGCCCGCGTGCTGCACGAGCTGCTCTCGGTCGCGTTCGGCGTACTGGGGCCGCCGCCGCCGTCGTGGTGA